Proteins encoded within one genomic window of Flavobacterium gilvum:
- a CDS encoding sigma-70 family RNA polymerase sigma factor has product MRQLKITKQVTNRETASLDKYLQEIGKVDLITADEEVELAQRIKAGDQRALEKLTKANLRFVVSVAKQYQNQGLTLPDLINEGNLGLIKAAQRFDETRGFKFISYAVWWIRQSILQALAEQSRIVRLPLNKIGSINKINKMYALLEQSNERPPSAEEIAKELDMTVNDVKESMKNSGRHLSMDAPLVEGEDSNLYDVLRSGESPNPDRELIHESLRTEIERSLETLTPREADVVRLYFGLGDQHPMTLEEIGETFDLTRERVRQIKEKAIRRLKHTSRSKILKTYLG; this is encoded by the coding sequence ATGAGACAACTTAAAATCACCAAGCAGGTAACCAATCGTGAAACCGCTTCATTAGACAAATATTTACAAGAAATTGGAAAAGTTGACCTTATCACCGCTGACGAAGAGGTAGAATTAGCACAAAGAATCAAAGCCGGAGATCAAAGAGCTCTTGAAAAATTGACAAAAGCTAATTTGCGTTTCGTAGTTTCGGTAGCCAAACAATACCAAAACCAAGGTCTTACCCTTCCTGACTTAATTAATGAAGGAAATCTTGGTTTGATAAAAGCAGCACAACGTTTTGACGAAACCCGTGGTTTTAAATTCATTTCTTACGCCGTATGGTGGATTCGTCAATCGATTCTTCAGGCTTTGGCAGAGCAATCCCGTATTGTTCGTTTGCCTTTAAACAAAATTGGTTCTATCAATAAAATCAACAAAATGTACGCTTTATTAGAACAGTCTAATGAGCGCCCACCTTCTGCTGAAGAAATTGCAAAAGAACTTGACATGACTGTAAATGATGTAAAAGAGTCCATGAAAAACTCTGGTCGTCACTTATCAATGGATGCTCCTCTTGTAGAAGGAGAAGACTCTAACCTTTACGACGTATTACGTTCTGGTGAATCTCCAAATCCTGACAGAGAATTAATTCACGAATCATTGCGTACTGAAATAGAGCGTTCATTAGAAACATTAACTCCTAGAGAAGCTGATGTTGTACGATTATATTTTGGACTTGGAGACCAACATCCAATGACACTTGAAGAAATTGGAGAAACTTTTGACCTGACTCGTGAGCGTGTTCGTCAAATTAAGGAAAAAGCAATCCGTAGATTGAAACATACTTCCAGAAGTAAAATCCTGAAAACTTATTTAGGATAA